From a region of the Odoribacter splanchnicus DSM 20712 genome:
- a CDS encoding DUF4843 domain-containing protein has product MKQIIYTVLFLVAIGLTGCQKAEYLLFNDIARVQMDEANEILTSFYYMDAAIGRDTVYLTVNTIGDPENRVRQIALEQISEYDVEYKYDEKGNLIDSILTEKPNKAVAGVHYVPMDDPEMLPLLVIQPNAVTAEIPVILLRDASLKEDDYRLCLRLKATDDFRLGETGKLSGTIVLSDKLSKPNFWNSSVDRYYFGVYSTRKHEFMIEVMQTEISDAWWNKLSADYAEINYTKDKLRDALQAYNDDPDNKVQGLAPMRENQNDPNSALITFPS; this is encoded by the coding sequence ATGAAACAAATCATTTATACGGTTCTCTTCTTGGTGGCGATCGGGCTGACAGGCTGCCAGAAAGCGGAATATCTGTTATTCAACGATATCGCCCGTGTACAAATGGATGAGGCTAATGAAATCCTTACCAGCTTTTACTATATGGATGCAGCGATCGGACGTGATACGGTTTACCTGACAGTCAATACAATCGGTGATCCGGAAAATCGGGTACGCCAAATTGCTTTGGAACAGATCAGCGAATATGATGTTGAGTATAAGTATGACGAGAAAGGCAATCTTATCGACTCGATTTTGACGGAAAAGCCCAATAAGGCGGTAGCAGGAGTACATTATGTACCGATGGACGACCCGGAAATGCTTCCCCTGTTGGTTATTCAGCCGAATGCTGTAACGGCAGAAATCCCTGTCATTTTGTTGCGGGATGCCAGTTTGAAAGAAGACGATTATCGCCTGTGCCTTCGGTTGAAAGCCACTGATGACTTCCGGTTGGGTGAGACCGGTAAATTATCCGGCACTATTGTTCTCTCTGACAAACTCAGCAAACCCAATTTCTGGAATAGTAGTGTAGATCGTTATTATTTCGGAGTTTACAGTACCCGGAAACATGAGTTTATGATTGAGGTGATGCAGACGGAAATCAGCGATGCCTGGTGGAACAAATTAAGTGCAGATTATGCAGAAATCAATTATACAAAAGATAAACTGAGAGATGCGTTGCAGGCTTATAATGATGATCCGGACAACAAAGTACAGGGACTGGCTCCGATGCGGGAAAATCAGAACGATCCGAACAGTGCCCTTATAACATTCCCCAGTTGA
- a CDS encoding FecR family protein, giving the protein MVNIAAYRRIYELIARQISFGLNPAEEEELECWLKESEENRLLHSRLTDPHYLIRQEEKRNSVDVEKHWRIVRNRLTESKGDKGLSGRYWKYAAIIMLLLGGGVLGWFMQREENVPVDVTQQIHPGISKARLVLADGKTVELEKRNGDTQLIDCDGMLISNDSCGLKYNGQIEMPVADWHTLEVSKGGEYIMTLQDGTVVWLNSETKMRYPVQFSGQNREVWLEGEAYFKVAKNEKQPFVVKTENMDVRVLGTEFNLKAYADEKWVQATLVRGEVAVFTGMDKSVRNTLKPEQQAEWDIEKGKLDVKTVELDLYIAWKNGQFVFRGQRLTEIMTVLERWYDFEVCYQADWIKEVEFAGKLNRSASIEPILDVIRSTHKINVNTRGKTIVFSAKQ; this is encoded by the coding sequence ATGGTGAATATCGCAGCATATCGGCGCATATATGAATTGATTGCCAGGCAGATCAGCTTCGGTTTAAATCCTGCTGAAGAAGAAGAATTGGAATGTTGGCTGAAAGAATCGGAAGAAAACAGGCTTTTGCATTCCCGGCTTACTGATCCTCATTACCTTATCCGGCAGGAAGAGAAGAGGAATTCAGTTGATGTGGAAAAACATTGGCGAATAGTTCGTAATCGTTTGACTGAGAGTAAAGGCGATAAAGGCTTATCCGGTCGGTATTGGAAATATGCAGCAATTATCATGTTGTTATTGGGAGGAGGAGTGTTGGGATGGTTTATGCAGCGGGAAGAAAATGTTCCTGTTGATGTGACGCAACAAATTCATCCCGGTATTTCAAAGGCCCGTCTGGTATTGGCCGATGGGAAAACTGTCGAGTTGGAGAAAAGAAATGGAGATACCCAATTGATCGATTGTGACGGTATGCTTATCAGTAACGATTCTTGCGGTTTGAAATACAACGGCCAAATAGAAATGCCGGTAGCAGACTGGCATACCCTGGAAGTTTCTAAAGGGGGAGAATATATAATGACTTTGCAGGACGGAACGGTTGTTTGGTTGAATTCAGAAACGAAAATGAGGTATCCGGTACAGTTTTCCGGACAGAACCGGGAAGTTTGGCTGGAGGGAGAAGCTTATTTTAAGGTAGCGAAAAATGAGAAACAGCCTTTTGTAGTAAAGACTGAAAATATGGATGTGAGGGTATTGGGTACCGAGTTTAATTTAAAGGCTTATGCCGATGAAAAATGGGTACAGGCTACTTTGGTACGGGGAGAAGTGGCTGTATTTACGGGGATGGATAAGTCTGTCCGGAATACGTTGAAGCCTGAACAACAGGCTGAGTGGGATATCGAAAAAGGAAAACTGGACGTGAAAACAGTAGAGCTCGATCTTTATATTGCGTGGAAAAACGGACAGTTTGTGTTTCGTGGACAACGTCTGACAGAGATCATGACTGTTTTAGAAAGATGGTATGATTTCGAGGTTTGTTATCAGGCGGATTGGATCAAAGAAGTTGAATTTGCGGGTAAATTGAATCGTAGTGCTTCTATCGAACCGATATTGGATGTCATTCGCTCGACTCATAAAATAAATGTAAATACAAGAGGTAAAACAATTGTATTTAGTGCAAAACAATAA
- a CDS encoding PKD-like family lipoprotein yields MKQLYIISFLLFLIGFYGCYDDEGNYDYTEVFEIRIDSMKASYTLYTLVDTLRISPEVSPADAEYDFHWGVYQTNVQGYAPTLDTIATTRDLVYPMTLDPGSYKIVCMATERNTGITEIKEVPLTVTTALSEGWYVLRTKDDCTDLDLFSTEKGKIENIIATNNEGRNLKGEARAIEFSYNYKAWDEINERYVNTNSIFALAKEEAVVIRTSNGEIIRDIDDLFYERPAVANFQNICSQSTELYLMNDGKAHYIYNMSSNSGRFGVALPGNYQLYPNWTYGFRQPLCFDKTSDSFVAINAMSSSVVNFKEKGAVDSLTYPRVSNLDADLLYIGPGPSNSGWALLKKRQTDTCLMYNLEVNNAYSPYNNPAKKCDTLIDNNSLKLLQADFRASSQNNNIIYFSQGHTVYSCNIDAGYQEKSQVILSDSENITYMRHLKYSTVINKLAVATFDGSRYKVYLYNIQAGNLQADPEILEGEGKVGALIYIKGTGKTTLY; encoded by the coding sequence ATGAAACAGTTATATATTATCAGTTTTTTACTATTCCTCATCGGCTTTTACGGCTGTTATGATGATGAGGGCAACTATGATTATACCGAGGTTTTCGAAATTCGAATCGATAGCATGAAAGCAAGTTACACGCTCTACACCTTGGTCGATACTTTGCGCATTTCACCGGAAGTCAGTCCGGCCGATGCTGAATATGATTTTCATTGGGGTGTGTACCAAACCAATGTACAGGGATATGCTCCGACATTGGATACCATCGCTACTACCCGGGACTTGGTCTATCCGATGACACTGGACCCTGGTTCATATAAGATTGTCTGTATGGCGACGGAACGGAATACAGGTATTACTGAGATTAAAGAAGTGCCGCTGACTGTCACAACAGCTCTGTCTGAAGGCTGGTATGTCCTCCGTACAAAAGACGACTGTACAGACCTGGATTTGTTTTCTACGGAAAAAGGTAAAATAGAAAATATCATTGCCACAAACAATGAAGGGAGAAATCTGAAGGGAGAAGCACGCGCCATTGAATTTTCATACAATTACAAGGCATGGGATGAGATCAATGAACGTTATGTAAATACCAACAGTATTTTCGCATTGGCCAAGGAAGAAGCTGTGGTTATCAGAACGTCGAACGGGGAAATCATTCGCGACATCGATGATCTGTTTTATGAACGTCCGGCTGTCGCAAATTTTCAGAACATCTGTTCTCAAAGCACTGAACTTTATCTGATGAATGACGGTAAAGCACATTACATTTACAACATGTCTTCCAATAGCGGCCGGTTTGGGGTTGCTCTGCCTGGTAATTATCAATTGTATCCAAATTGGACATACGGTTTCCGCCAACCGCTTTGCTTTGATAAAACGTCGGATTCGTTTGTCGCGATAAATGCTATGAGTAGCAGTGTTGTAAACTTTAAAGAGAAAGGTGCGGTTGATTCGCTCACCTATCCCAGAGTCAGTAACCTGGATGCCGATCTGCTGTATATTGGTCCCGGTCCCAGTAATTCCGGTTGGGCTTTGCTGAAAAAAAGACAGACCGATACCTGCCTGATGTATAATCTGGAAGTCAATAATGCTTATTCCCCATATAATAATCCGGCAAAAAAATGTGATACCCTGATTGACAATAATTCTTTAAAGTTATTACAAGCGGATTTCCGGGCCAGCAGCCAAAATAATAATATTATCTATTTCTCGCAGGGGCATACGGTTTATTCCTGTAATATCGATGCCGGTTATCAGGAAAAGAGCCAGGTTATTCTCTCCGATAGTGAGAATATCACCTATATGCGGCACCTTAAATATTCCACGGTGATTAATAAACTGGCGGTCGCCACTTTTGACGGTAGCCGGTATAAGGTTTACCTGTACAATATTCAAGCGGGTAATTTACAGGCTGATCCCGAAATACTGGAAGGGGAAGGAAAAGTAGGTGCTCTGATTTATATCAAAGGAACAGGTAAAACAACACTTTATTAA
- a CDS encoding RagB/SusD family nutrient uptake outer membrane protein yields the protein MKIKLYILACWLLSGLVSCNDWLDVKPETEMTLEEMYADQQGFQDALTGAYLNMKSTGAYGQQLMYGTVEYLAQHWDCSANSTQEKISQFNYVDNSVQSSFETIYTQLYKIIASANMILEQIDARQDVFEPGMYEIIKGEALAMRAYCHFDLLRLFGPMPTRTSTGKILPYVTTVGIDYHTHHTYQEFTELLKNDLIDAEGLLKQVDPIIPAEKGGEELNLSVSAENFLLARQVRFNYYAVKAMEARFFLWMGGETNKSAAYDCATELTEAEDSDGKLLFTLGSTDNLSKSDYSFSTEHILAIYEYNLKDRAESAFTTNSSYSKAQNVLSPDLYPAGTTDIRYLGLWTSYTSGSGSVVFSIKKFLQDDNHDEINQFPLIRLAEMYFIAMECGPLSEASRLYEEFCLSRDIELVNLQSEAQLEEVLIKEYNKEFYAEGQAFYAFKRLAVENILWAKFPGDEESYVVPLPLSEINYGN from the coding sequence ATGAAAATTAAATTATATATATTGGCCTGTTGGCTACTCAGTGGCCTCGTTTCATGTAATGACTGGCTGGATGTAAAGCCGGAAACGGAAATGACGCTGGAAGAAATGTATGCTGATCAGCAAGGATTTCAGGATGCCCTCACCGGCGCTTATTTGAATATGAAGAGCACCGGTGCTTATGGACAGCAACTGATGTATGGTACAGTAGAATACCTGGCTCAACATTGGGATTGTTCAGCGAATAGTACCCAGGAGAAGATTTCGCAGTTCAACTATGTTGACAATAGTGTTCAAAGCAGTTTCGAAACGATTTACACCCAGCTTTACAAAATCATAGCATCGGCCAATATGATTTTAGAGCAAATCGATGCCAGACAGGACGTTTTCGAACCGGGAATGTACGAGATTATCAAAGGTGAGGCTCTGGCTATGCGGGCTTATTGTCATTTCGATCTGCTCCGTTTGTTCGGTCCTATGCCGACCCGGACAAGTACCGGTAAAATTCTTCCTTATGTCACTACGGTGGGTATCGACTACCATACCCATCACACCTATCAGGAATTTACAGAACTGTTGAAAAACGATCTGATTGATGCAGAAGGATTGCTGAAACAGGTAGATCCAATTATTCCGGCAGAAAAAGGTGGGGAGGAACTCAATCTGTCCGTTTCGGCAGAAAATTTTTTATTAGCCCGCCAGGTCCGCTTCAATTACTACGCGGTGAAAGCGATGGAAGCCCGTTTTTTTCTCTGGATGGGAGGAGAAACGAATAAGTCTGCAGCCTATGATTGTGCTACCGAGTTGACCGAGGCTGAAGATAGTGACGGAAAACTCCTTTTTACTTTGGGATCGACGGATAATTTGAGTAAGTCAGATTATTCCTTTTCTACGGAACACATTTTAGCTATTTATGAATATAACCTTAAAGATAGGGCTGAAAGTGCTTTTACGACTAACTCTTCTTATTCGAAGGCTCAAAACGTCCTTTCTCCGGATTTATATCCGGCAGGAACGACGGATATCCGGTATTTAGGATTGTGGACCAGTTACACTTCGGGAAGCGGAAGTGTTGTCTTTTCTATTAAGAAATTCCTGCAAGATGATAATCACGATGAAATTAATCAATTCCCGTTGATCCGTTTGGCTGAAATGTATTTCATTGCTATGGAATGCGGACCTCTGAGTGAAGCCAGTCGGTTGTACGAAGAGTTTTGCCTCTCCAGGGATATTGAGTTGGTAAATCTGCAAAGCGAAGCCCAGTTAGAGGAGGTTTTAATTAAAGAGTACAACAAAGAATTTTATGCCGAAGGGCAGGCATTCTACGCTTTTAAGCGTCTGGCAGTGGAAAATATTCTTTGGGCGAAATTTCCGGGCGACGAGGAGAGTTATGTCGTGCCTTTGCCTTTGAGTGAAATTAATTATGGAAACTAA
- a CDS encoding RNA polymerase sigma factor — MDLIAAVNKKDYKLFGAFFRENFPFLVMFADKYVNDMDMAADIAQEAFIQLWRFEGEFVSPEKVKGFLYTTARNLALNHIKHNQIVDEHLRLQEKDSVLFFRNQIIEEETYQLVHKAVEQLPKQSCKIIQLSLQGYSNQEIADQLNISINSVRTLKQSAYKKLRGILKEHFYLLPLMLKMNFF; from the coding sequence ATGGATTTGATCGCTGCTGTAAATAAGAAAGATTACAAATTATTCGGGGCATTTTTCAGAGAAAATTTCCCCTTTCTTGTCATGTTTGCAGATAAGTATGTCAATGATATGGATATGGCTGCGGATATTGCTCAGGAGGCTTTTATCCAATTATGGCGCTTTGAAGGGGAATTCGTATCGCCAGAGAAGGTAAAGGGGTTTTTGTATACGACGGCCCGGAATCTGGCACTGAATCACATTAAACACAATCAGATTGTAGACGAACATTTAAGACTACAGGAGAAAGATTCTGTACTCTTTTTCCGGAACCAGATTATTGAAGAAGAAACTTATCAGCTTGTCCATAAAGCAGTTGAACAGCTGCCCAAGCAATCTTGTAAAATAATACAATTAAGCCTGCAAGGGTATTCGAATCAGGAGATTGCAGATCAATTGAATATATCCATCAATTCTGTCCGTACCCTGAAACAAAGTGCTTATAAAAAGTTAAGAGGCATTCTGAAAGAGCATTTCTATTTGTTACCTCTAATGTTAAAAATGAATTTTTTTTAA
- a CDS encoding SusC/RagA family TonB-linked outer membrane protein: MKTVFISLVCTLNVQANVFSQHTKFDIAMKNVTVSEVLCYLEEISKYRFVYDSDAIDRMQRVDVEMKGTKLETVLESIFVKSGFSFVIEDGVVIIREAGKKQITAGILPQSRKITGRVRDHGGHPLPGVTVVLKGTSVGVVTDVDGHFKMDLPADHETVLVFSFVGMKTQEVYYKGEKELNVVMEEEVKQMDEVVVTGIFSKSKESYTGAVSVITEKELKSFGNRNILTTLRNIDPSFNILESNEWGSNPNRLPEVQIRGAANMPDIDQLQSDTKAELNTPLIIMDGFEITLERMMDLDDSEVETITLLKDASATAIYGSRGANGVIVITTKEPEPGKLRFAYTGSLNLEVPDLSDYDVLNAREKLDLELRSGYYDGVRAEYEVQLKQKYNEILQQVERGVNTYWLSKPLRVGVGHRHNIKLEGGDPSFRYSATVQYNDVAGVMKESFRRTFNGGINLSYKTSDLIFRNQLTIGLNKAQESPYGTFDQYVKLNPYWTATDENGNVKRFFDEDYSYWGGNNPANPLYNATLNTKETSDYTNITNNFSIEWKPVQEFTLRGTFGIYTQTNNSDKYLPPEHTAFADYADDDYFRRGTYDYTTSRSSRYNFSLTANYSKVFAEKHMIYAGLNMDLEDQKSQRYSFSVEGFPSGALDFLAVAMQYKENGKPGGSESKSRRVGFVGNASYSFEDRYFVDASFRTDGSSLYGADKRFAPFWSAGIGWNIHRENFMSNVDWINRLKIRASVGETGSNNFSAYEAMVTYTYSLSDRYYNWMGANLKALANPDLEWQKTMKYNTGVEVNLLNNRLNMICDLYLERTNGLMSSLELPPSNGFTSYKANIGKLENKGFELKVTGYLLRDTERELIWSVTGSLVRNKDKIIKLSEAMKEANATLLATGGATPNKVWQEGDSQNAIYAVPSLGIDPSNGRELFLKKSGEVTYTWDARDRVFCGVDQPDYRGNINTMFMWRDLSVNLSFGYEWGGQQYNSTLINRVENADKKYNVDRRVYEDRWKEPGDRTFFKGIKETTATQATSRFVQDEATFTCQNLNITYDLKGNKWLRHNLGIQTLTLKGDIADLFRISTIKQERGTSYPFSRQFSFTLSVMF, encoded by the coding sequence ATGAAAACGGTATTTATCTCATTGGTGTGTACATTGAATGTACAGGCTAATGTGTTTTCCCAACACACGAAGTTCGATATCGCGATGAAAAATGTTACGGTATCGGAGGTTTTGTGTTATTTAGAAGAAATCAGCAAATACCGTTTTGTGTATGACAGCGATGCAATTGATCGCATGCAACGGGTGGATGTAGAGATGAAGGGAACGAAGTTGGAAACAGTGTTGGAAAGTATATTCGTGAAAAGTGGTTTTTCATTTGTCATAGAGGATGGGGTGGTGATCATCCGCGAGGCTGGAAAGAAACAGATAACGGCTGGAATACTCCCGCAATCCCGGAAAATTACCGGTCGGGTAAGGGATCATGGAGGCCATCCTTTACCTGGAGTGACCGTGGTTTTAAAAGGTACCTCTGTCGGAGTAGTGACGGATGTGGACGGCCACTTTAAAATGGATCTGCCGGCCGATCATGAAACGGTACTGGTGTTTTCATTTGTCGGGATGAAAACTCAGGAAGTGTATTATAAAGGGGAAAAAGAATTGAATGTAGTGATGGAAGAAGAGGTGAAGCAAATGGACGAGGTAGTTGTGACCGGAATCTTCTCTAAATCGAAAGAAAGCTATACTGGCGCTGTGTCGGTGATTACGGAAAAGGAATTGAAAAGTTTCGGTAACCGAAACATACTGACCACTTTGCGCAATATCGATCCTTCTTTCAATATCCTGGAAAGCAACGAATGGGGTTCTAACCCGAACCGTTTACCGGAAGTACAGATCCGCGGAGCGGCCAATATGCCGGATATCGACCAGTTGCAAAGCGATACAAAAGCAGAATTGAACACGCCTTTGATTATCATGGACGGTTTTGAAATAACTTTAGAACGCATGATGGATTTGGATGATAGCGAGGTGGAGACGATCACTTTGCTGAAAGACGCTTCGGCAACTGCTATTTACGGTTCTCGTGGCGCAAACGGTGTGATTGTGATCACGACAAAAGAACCCGAACCTGGAAAACTGCGGTTTGCCTATACGGGAAGCCTGAATCTCGAAGTGCCGGATTTGAGCGATTATGATGTATTGAATGCCAGGGAAAAGCTGGATCTGGAACTTCGATCTGGCTATTATGACGGTGTCAGGGCTGAATATGAAGTGCAGTTGAAACAAAAATATAATGAAATTCTGCAACAGGTGGAGAGAGGGGTAAATACCTACTGGCTGTCCAAGCCCTTGCGTGTCGGCGTGGGGCATCGGCACAACATCAAGTTGGAAGGAGGAGATCCGAGTTTCCGCTATTCGGCAACAGTGCAGTATAACGACGTAGCCGGAGTTATGAAAGAATCGTTCCGCCGGACGTTCAATGGAGGGATCAACCTTTCTTACAAAACTTCCGACCTGATTTTCAGAAATCAGCTGACGATCGGTTTGAATAAAGCACAAGAGTCTCCCTATGGAACTTTCGATCAGTATGTAAAACTGAATCCCTATTGGACAGCAACGGATGAGAATGGTAATGTAAAACGTTTTTTTGATGAGGATTACAGCTACTGGGGAGGAAATAATCCTGCCAATCCTTTGTATAATGCTACGTTGAATACAAAAGAAACAAGCGATTATACTAATATTACCAATAATTTCTCGATCGAATGGAAACCGGTACAGGAATTTACCTTAAGGGGTACATTCGGTATTTATACTCAAACGAATAATTCAGACAAATACCTTCCCCCCGAACATACAGCGTTTGCTGATTATGCCGATGACGATTACTTCAGAAGAGGAACTTATGATTATACGACGAGCAGATCGTCGCGTTACAATTTTTCATTGACGGCCAATTATTCGAAAGTGTTTGCGGAAAAGCATATGATTTATGCCGGTCTGAATATGGATTTGGAAGACCAGAAATCACAGAGGTACAGTTTTTCTGTAGAAGGTTTTCCGAGTGGGGCGCTCGATTTTCTGGCAGTAGCTATGCAATATAAAGAAAATGGAAAACCGGGAGGTAGTGAATCCAAAAGTCGGCGTGTCGGTTTTGTCGGTAATGCCAGTTATTCTTTCGAGGACCGGTATTTTGTAGATGCTTCATTTCGGACAGACGGTTCTTCCCTGTATGGAGCAGACAAACGGTTTGCTCCTTTCTGGTCTGCCGGTATCGGCTGGAACATCCACAGGGAAAATTTCATGAGTAATGTCGATTGGATAAACCGCTTGAAAATAAGGGCTTCTGTCGGTGAGACTGGCTCGAACAACTTCAGTGCCTATGAAGCTATGGTTACTTATACTTATTCTTTGAGCGATCGCTATTACAATTGGATGGGAGCTAACCTGAAAGCACTGGCTAATCCTGATCTGGAATGGCAGAAGACCATGAAGTACAATACCGGAGTCGAAGTAAATTTACTTAACAACCGTTTGAATATGATCTGTGATCTTTATCTGGAACGGACAAATGGCCTGATGTCTTCTTTGGAATTACCTCCTTCCAACGGGTTTACCAGCTATAAAGCCAACATCGGAAAACTGGAAAATAAAGGTTTTGAATTGAAAGTGACTGGCTATCTGTTACGCGATACGGAACGGGAACTGATCTGGTCGGTAACAGGTTCTTTAGTCCGGAACAAAGACAAAATTATCAAACTCTCGGAAGCCATGAAAGAAGCCAATGCTACCCTACTGGCTACCGGAGGGGCTACTCCTAACAAAGTATGGCAGGAAGGAGACTCTCAAAATGCGATTTATGCCGTTCCTTCGCTCGGTATCGACCCCAGCAACGGCCGTGAACTTTTCCTGAAGAAGAGCGGGGAGGTTACTTATACCTGGGATGCGAGGGACCGGGTGTTCTGTGGAGTAGACCAACCGGACTACCGGGGAAATATTAATACGATGTTTATGTGGAGGGATCTGTCTGTCAATCTGTCTTTCGGTTACGAATGGGGCGGACAGCAATACAATTCGACCCTGATCAACCGGGTGGAAAATGCCGATAAAAAATACAATGTAGACAGACGGGTATACGAAGACCGTTGGAAAGAGCCTGGTGACCGGACATTTTTCAAAGGGATCAAAGAGACTACTGCTACACAGGCTACGTCGAGATTCGTACAGGATGAAGCTACGTTTACCTGCCAGAACCTGAATATCACATATGATTTGAAAGGAAACAAATGGCTCCGGCATAATTTGGGTATCCAGACCCTCACATTGAAAGGAGATATTGCAGACTTGTTCCGGATTTCGACGATCAAACAGGAAAGGGGAACCTCTTATCCTTTCTCCCGTCAGTTCTCTTTTACGTTAAGCGTAATGTTCTAA
- a CDS encoding TlpA family protein disulfide reductase, producing MKNYLFILILCLSLPGHAQEYSAIKGFVKGAKLKEVTLYKTVDGSIQACATSRIGADGSFGFLLKPETGFYSIGGERLNFPVYLKGGEQVNIDLLETRAQLNGKNSKENKTLYSWVDYAANIRLKAVFFELTRSNYEDFFPEFETYVKGLEQLKSKLRSGNKAFDVILSDYVDYATDYYAIIFLHTPREKHPEKSMRPEYYSHIVSARKYTDDKVLQFPEGIKMLISYTSFAYNEDGKKYDVESYTDDCLSYLGNDRLKGEYVVNNSFRSFKSYDQYLNAMEKFGKYLVTPSLKMRAEAVGTKLYDTKAGGQAADFTYPDVDGKMVSLSDFKGKVVLVDVWATWCGPCRQQIPYLKKLEEEMHGTDVVFVGVSVDESKDKQKWLDFIKTEGLKGVQLLAGGWSKITKDYKITGIPRFMVFDKKGNIVSVDAPRPSSPELKKMLENELKK from the coding sequence ATGAAAAATTATTTGTTTATATTGATCCTGTGCTTATCCCTGCCTGGCCATGCACAGGAATATTCGGCCATTAAAGGATTTGTAAAAGGAGCAAAACTAAAGGAAGTCACCCTATATAAAACGGTAGATGGTAGCATACAGGCGTGTGCGACCTCTCGAATCGGAGCGGACGGCAGTTTCGGGTTTCTGCTGAAACCCGAAACCGGTTTTTACTCCATCGGAGGGGAACGACTGAATTTTCCTGTTTATCTGAAGGGGGGTGAACAGGTCAATATCGATTTGTTAGAAACCCGGGCACAGTTGAACGGAAAAAATTCAAAGGAAAATAAAACCCTGTACAGCTGGGTGGATTATGCTGCTAATATTCGCCTGAAAGCCGTATTTTTTGAATTGACACGGAGCAATTACGAGGATTTCTTTCCGGAATTCGAAACTTATGTGAAAGGGTTGGAGCAACTGAAAAGTAAATTGAGAAGCGGGAATAAGGCTTTCGACGTGATATTGTCGGACTATGTGGATTATGCTACCGATTATTATGCGATTATTTTCCTGCATACTCCCCGGGAGAAGCATCCGGAAAAATCGATGCGGCCGGAATATTACAGTCATATTGTCTCTGCACGAAAATATACGGACGACAAGGTGCTGCAGTTCCCGGAAGGGATCAAAATGCTCATCAGTTATACCTCGTTCGCTTATAATGAAGACGGCAAAAAGTATGACGTGGAATCTTATACGGATGATTGCCTTTCTTATTTGGGAAACGACCGTTTGAAAGGAGAATATGTCGTTAATAATAGTTTCCGTAGTTTTAAATCCTATGACCAGTATTTGAACGCAATGGAGAAGTTCGGTAAATATTTGGTGACTCCTTCTTTGAAAATGCGGGCAGAAGCTGTCGGAACCAAACTGTATGATACGAAAGCCGGCGGACAGGCTGCCGATTTTACCTATCCGGATGTGGACGGGAAAATGGTGTCTTTGTCCGATTTTAAAGGGAAGGTTGTGTTGGTAGATGTCTGGGCCACTTGGTGCGGACCTTGCCGTCAGCAGATTCCTTACCTGAAAAAGTTAGAGGAGGAAATGCACGGGACAGATGTTGTGTTTGTGGGAGTGTCTGTTGATGAATCCAAGGATAAACAGAAATGGCTGGACTTCATTAAAACGGAGGGACTGAAAGGGGTGCAGTTATTGGCCGGCGGTTGGAGCAAGATTACCAAAGATTATAAGATTACGGGAATCCCGCGGTTTATGGTTTTTGATAAAAAAGGAAATATCGTGTCGGTGGATGCTCCCCGTCCTTCTTCACCGGAATTGAAGAAGATGCTGGAAAATGAATTGAAAAAATAG